In Desulfatiglans sp., a single genomic region encodes these proteins:
- a CDS encoding Smr/MutS family protein: MMDNDIIKLPIDGVIDLHTFSPKDAADVVDEYINACAEKGIYEVRIIHGKGKGVLRRIVHSLLDKHPLVNRFTLDSGDSGWGATIAYLKKNQ; this comes from the coding sequence ATAATGGATAACGACATAATTAAACTCCCCATAGACGGTGTAATAGACCTCCACACCTTTTCACCAAAGGATGCCGCTGATGTGGTGGATGAATACATAAATGCCTGTGCTGAAAAAGGGATTTATGAAGTACGCATAATCCATGGCAAGGGAAAAGGGGTATTAAGGAGGATAGTCCATTCCCTTTTAGATAAACACCCTCTTGTCAATAGATTTACCCTTGATTCAGGGGATTCAGGCTGGGGTGCAACAATAGCCTATCTTAAAAAGAATCAATAG